From bacterium:
TTTTTTACCTCGTCTGCCAATTCTTTACCTGAAGGAATTACATATTTTATAGTTGGAATGTCGGAATCCACTAGGGCAACAAGATCTGGTGTAAAAGGTTTAAGCGTTATACCGAGCATTCCAACGGCAGTAGCAATAGGAGGATGAGTGTGGATTACTGCGGTTATATCTTTTCTCTCAAGATAACAACCTAAATGCATAGCGATTTCACATGTTGGTTTTTTACTTCCGTCGACAATCTTACCTGTTTTTAAATCAACTCCGATATAGTCTGACACCCTCGCTTCTTCAAAACAAATACCGCTGGCTTTCATATAAACAATATTGCCAGCTCTTGCGCTTATATTGCCGCCTGGACCTACAACCAGTCCTTTATCAGCAATCTTCTTACCAATTTCCACTAAGTGTTTTTTGATATTATCGTTTTTCATTTCTCCTTTTTCCTTTCTCCTTGGTTCTTTGCATTAAGGTATGATTATATAAAAAATACGCACCATCCATAAATATTTTTCTAATAGGGCTTAATTCTTTGGAATTAAAATCATCAACAAGTTTCTGCCCAAACTTGTTCATCTCTGTGCCTGCTATTATAGGAAAATTAAATTTTTTTGCAATCTCCACAGCTTTATAAAGTTTTTTCACTTTAATCCTTTTTTCTTTTTTATCCTTTATATTGTAGTTTCTATCAGGGATTATGTTCATCATTGAAATCCCCTTGCTAATTAATAAAGCAAGTAATTCTTCCAGCTTTTTCTCACCATCAGAGAGCCCATTAAGCCATGTTGCGCATGGTATTCCGCCTAATTCTGTTGTCATTTTATTTACTGTTTGAATCTCTGGGAAGGTCGCTGAGTCGGGTTTTATATAGGCAATCCCACCCTTTTTCATGAGCTTTGAACGAATTATTTCGCATAAAACATGGGGGTTATCCAGACTATTATTGATATCCTCTTCTTGGACGGGAAGTTTTGATATCCAATACCTGATGAAGCTTGCAGGGTTTTTAAAAACGTCCTTTGACTTATTATAAAAAGCTCTTAAGATGTGTCTTTCTGTGACGTTGCCATTGGGAGTCAGGGAAATAACATCTGTATCATATTTAACTCTGACGTCATCCAGATGTTCATTTAATATATCAACCATTTTCCTGGTTCGCATATGTGCTCGACAGGACATATCAGTTAATATTTTATAAATAGGGGATTCATGAGAGGGAAGTTTTGTAAATCCCACACCCATTAAGTAGTAGATTCCAGGCTCTCCGGGAGAATTTATCTCTTTATCTTTAAATTCCGGGATAAAAACCCTTGTTTCTATGCCAATAGATGCTCTTAGATTTAATAAGTCAGCTGCATAAAATAGCTCTTCAATTCCGTCCAGAACGTCAAAATCCACTATCTGGCAGAGTTTAATACCATTTTTTTTGCATAGCCATGCTATCTTTATTGGTGAATAGCCATATCCATTGAATGAGAAAAAGCTATGACAATGCATGTTTGAAATTTCTTTTTCCTCTGCCCACTTAACTTTCCCATCTTTTTTAAGCTTGATAAGTTCTAGTAGAGCGTTTTTTCTCACGTTTTTATCAAAATTATCAAGACGGATTTCGAGTTCTTCTATCATCTCATTTCCTGTCCACCAGTTACGTTTATGGCCTGACCTGTTATGTAAGAGGCCTCATCACTTGCCAGAAAAGCTACTACATTGAGAACATCGTCATAGGTACAACCCCTTCCTAATGGGACCTGTTCAATATATTTTTTTACGGTTTTATAACCACTTTTAAGGCGTTGCCTTTTTTATCCAGCATTTTTTCCATTGCTTCAACTGTATTTTCTAAAGGGAATGTATGTGTAACTATTTTATCCATAAGTATTTTTCTGCTTGCAATTAGCTCTAATGCTTCCTCAAATTGTGCCTTATTTGAAGCAAATGCGCCGTAAATAGAGACTTCTTTATAATGAATTATGTTTCCATCCAATTTTAAAACGGAATTCTGTTTCGGGAATCCGGCAAAAAAGCTTAATCTTCCTTTCATAGCCATTGCCCCTAAAAGATCTTCTGCTACTTTGCTAACGGAGCATGCGACTATTCCCACGTCAATACCTTCACCTTTAGTAATTTCTGATATATTCAGTATTAAATCAGTATCTTTAGTTGCAATATAATAGTCAAACCCAAATTCTTTTGCCTTTATGAGTCTTTCTGAAGAATATTCAGCCAGTATAACCTTTGCTCCTTTGGCTTTTGCCAATAGACCATGCATCAAACCAATGGGACCTGCTCCTACTATAGCAACATACTCACCTTTTTTAATATTTAGATAATTCTGGCCGTTTATTGCACAGGAAAGTGGTTCAACCATTGCAAGATGTTCATCTAAAATATGCTCCTCGGTTGTGACAGGGATTATAACGCTCTGTTTCACAGCATGGTCCTGAACTAATATGTATTCAGCAAAACCTCCAGGATAATAATATCCAATAGGCCTGTTATTGGCGCACATATTGTAGTTGCCTTCTCTGCAAGGTCTGCACTCTTTTTTTTGGCAGCCTATGGAAGTTACCAGAATTACTTTGCATCCAACCTCATATTCTGGATTTTTAACTTTAGAACCAATTTCTTCTATGATTCCTACGATCTCATGGCCTATAATAAATTTACCTTCACCATATCCTCGGATTTGGGGGACAAATCCTTTAGTGGTGTCTTTTGTCCCTTCGTACATTCTCCCATCTGTTCCACAAACAGCGCAAGCAGTAACTCTTATCAGTACATCTTCTGCTTTACAATCCGGTTTTGAAACGTTTTCTGTTTCCATATGTTTTGGTCTGTCTGTGTATAAAAAAACAGCTTTCATTTCTTGCATTTAGTTTCTCCTAATTCAGTTTTTAGATTTAAGGTTTTTGTATCTTTTATAAGCTTCTTCCCATATATCTGTTTGTTCAGGTTCATATTTAATGAGCTCAAACGAGTTTCGAACAATTTCTCTTGCCTGTTTAACGGATGAGAGCTCACCTGTTGCAATGGCTTGTATCAAGATATTACCAGTTGCTGTGGCTTCAACAGGGCCGGCAACAATATGTTTTTTAGTTGCATTCGCAGTGAGTTGACATAAAAGCTTATTTTGTATTCCTCCTCCAACAATGTGTAGCACATCTATTTTTCGCTGTCGCATTTCTTCAAGTTTTTCAAGAACCTGGCGATATTTAAAAGCTAGGCTTTCCATGACACAACGCAAGATGCTTCCTTTATCCGATGGAACTTTTTGATTTGTTTTGCGACAGTAGTTCTGTATTTTTTCCGGCATATTGCCCGGCTTCAAAAAAGTTATATCTTCGGGATCGATAAAACAGAGAAATGCTTTTGCCTTTTCTGCTTGTTTTGTTAAATCAGAGTAGGAAAGTTTTATGTTTTGTGATTCCCAGCTTCTTTTACATTCCTGAACCAGCCAGAGCCCCATGATATTTTTCAGAAAACGAAATGTATTGTTTACGCCTCCTTCATTAGTAAAATTATTTTTTAAGACTTTCTGATTTATCAATGGACTGCTTATTTCACATCCCATTAAAGACCATGTGCCCGAACTTAAAAATGCCCAGTTATCACCTTCAGCTGGAACAGCCGCAACTGCTGCAGCTGTATCATGCGACGCTGTAGCAATGACAGGTATTTGAGATATTTCCAATTCACAAGATATAGACGGTAGTAGTTTGCCTATAACTGTCCCAGGATTTACAATACGGGGCATTATTTTGCAGGGAATATCTAATCTTTCTAGAATTTCACCGCTCCATCTGTTCTTGCGCGGATCATAACATTGAGTGGTAGTAGCCAGGGTAAATTCCGCTGCTTTTTCTCCGGAAAAAAAATAGCTAAACAGGGCGGCTATCGGCAAGAGACAATCGCTCGATTGAAGAAGATAGGGCTGATTTATTCTCATCCATAGTAGTTGATAAAGTGTGTTTATTTGCATAAACTGGATACCTGTTCCTTCAAATACTTCTTCTCGTGACATTTTCTTGAAACATTCTTCCATCATTCCATCAGTCCGACTGTCCCGGTAATGCACAGGATTTTCTAATAAATGGTTATTTTTATCAATGAGTCCGAAATCTACGCCCCAGCTATCGAATGCAATTGCAGAGATTTTAGACTTAGAACACTTTCGCAGTCCTTTTTTTATCTCGTTAAAGAAATTTATGGCGTCCCAATAGAGGGTGTTATTAAGCCTTGTGCCTCCTGTAGTAAATCTATGTTTCTCTTCAAGAACTATTTTCTTACCATCGAATTTACCAAGCATTAACCGCCCGCTTTCTGCGCCTAGATCAACAGCTATGTAATTCTTGCTTTTCATCACGGTAAACCCCTTATCATTCGGACTCTGGCAACATTATGCCATAATTCTTTATTTATTTAAAACTAAATTTATGATATTCTTGTGTTATTAAAAGTGAGGGCAATGGTTATGTTGAGTGTTGTTGTTATGGCAGGAGGGAGCGGGGAGAGATTTTGGCCAAAGAGCAGGGAAAGAACGCCTAAGCAGTTATTGCCAATAGGTTCTAAGAATACCATGCTTCAGGAAACAGTAAAAAGAGCGCAAGCTCTAACTTCTTCAAAAAATATTTTTATAGTCACTCGAATTGGGTTAGAAAAGGAGATACATAAACAAGTTCCTCATATCCCAAAAAGGAATATTATAATTGAACCATTTGCTAGAAATACTGCGGCAGCAATAGGTCTTGCCAATTTAATTATTCGAAAAAGAGATAAAAAATCCATTACGGTTGTATTGCCAGCGGACCATATTATAAAAGATATTGGACAATTTAAAAAGACCATTACTACAGCTTGTATAACAGCTGAAGAAGGGTATCTTGTTACAATAGGGATAAAACCAAGCTATCCGGAAACTGGTTACGGATATATTCGCAGAGGAGATAGGATATTTACTGAGCATGATACTGGTGATACACCGGGTATTTTTAAGGTAGTTGAATTCAGAGAAAAGCCTGATTTGAAAACTGCAAGAGAGTATTTAAAGAAAGGTGAGTATTATTGGAACAGCGGTATGTTTGTATGGACAACTAAGTGCATAGAAGAAGCGTTTAAGGAATATATGCCTGAACTTTATGAGGCGCTAAAAGTTATAGGAAATTCTATTTCATTATTGCTCAGGGATGAAATTATGAAAGGGAAGTATGAGAGGCTAGAGAAGATCTCAATCGATTACGGAGTTATGGAGAGGGCGAAAAACGTAAGCGTTGTAGAAGGTCTCTTTGACTGGAATGATGTAGGCTCATGGCTCGCTTTGGAGAAAGTCTATAAAAAAGATGATGATAATAATATCGTTGTAGGAGATTATATAGGTATTGATACAAAGAATTGTATATTAATAGGGGATAAGAGTCCAATAACTGCTATAGGTGTTTCGGATTTAATCATTGTAAACACGGGAGATGTTGTACTGGTCTGCAAGAAAACAGAGGCACAGAAAGTAAAGGAATTATTAAAACAAATTAAGCAGAATAAAAAACTTTCCAAACTGGTTAAATAAATGCCAAATATTTGGATTCAATTCTCAATAGGCGCAATTATAATTATTCTTGCTGGTTTTAAGTTATCAAAATATGGGGATATAATTGCCGAAAAGACAGGTATTGGTCGGGCATGGGTAGGAATGATATTTTTAGCCGGTGCAACAGCGCTTCCTGAACTTTTCACTACATGCAGTTCCGTAGTTATTGAGAAAGCTCCTAATTTAGCCGCAGGCAATGTCCTTGGAAGTATCATATTTAA
This genomic window contains:
- a CDS encoding class II aldolase/adducin family protein, with translation MKNDNIKKHLVEIGKKIADKGLVVGPGGNISARAGNIVYMKASGICFEEARVSDYIGVDLKTGKIVDGSKKPTCEIAMHLGCYLERKDITAVIHTHPPIATAVGMLGITLKPFTPDLVALVDSDIPTIKYVIPSGKELADEVKKVIKEHNAVLMCNHGLLTVGSNLVEAYYRTLLIEDACKTFVAAKSLGKMKIFTRAQAKEINNLKAESYRKALLKEKT
- a CDS encoding rhamnulokinase, encoding MMKSKNYIAVDLGAESGRLMLGKFDGKKIVLEEKHRFTTGGTRLNNTLYWDAINFFNEIKKGLRKCSKSKISAIAFDSWGVDFGLIDKNNHLLENPVHYRDSRTDGMMEECFKKMSREEVFEGTGIQFMQINTLYQLLWMRINQPYLLQSSDCLLPIAALFSYFFSGEKAAEFTLATTTQCYDPRKNRWSGEILERLDIPCKIMPRIVNPGTVIGKLLPSISCELEISQIPVIATASHDTAAAVAAVPAEGDNWAFLSSGTWSLMGCEISSPLINQKVLKNNFTNEGGVNNTFRFLKNIMGLWLVQECKRSWESQNIKLSYSDLTKQAEKAKAFLCFIDPEDITFLKPGNMPEKIQNYCRKTNQKVPSDKGSILRCVMESLAFKYRQVLEKLEEMRQRKIDVLHIVGGGIQNKLLCQLTANATKKHIVAGPVEATATGNILIQAIATGELSSVKQAREIVRNSFELIKYEPEQTDIWEEAYKRYKNLKSKN
- a CDS encoding alcohol dehydrogenase catalytic domain-containing protein; this translates as MQEMKAVFLYTDRPKHMETENVSKPDCKAEDVLIRVTACAVCGTDGRMYEGTKDTTKGFVPQIRGYGEGKFIIGHEIVGIIEEIGSKVKNPEYEVGCKVILVTSIGCQKKECRPCREGNYNMCANNRPIGYYYPGGFAEYILVQDHAVKQSVIIPVTTEEHILDEHLAMVEPLSCAINGQNYLNIKKGEYVAIVGAGPIGLMHGLLAKAKGAKVILAEYSSERLIKAKEFGFDYYIATKDTDLILNISEITKGEGIDVGIVACSVSKVAEDLLGAMAMKGRLSFFAGFPKQNSVLKLDGNIIHYKEVSIYGAFASNKAQFEEALELIASRKILMDKIVTHTFPLENTVEAMEKMLDKKGNALKVVIKP
- a CDS encoding mannose-1-phosphate guanylyltransferase, whose translation is MLSVVVMAGGSGERFWPKSRERTPKQLLPIGSKNTMLQETVKRAQALTSSKNIFIVTRIGLEKEIHKQVPHIPKRNIIIEPFARNTAAAIGLANLIIRKRDKKSITVVLPADHIIKDIGQFKKTITTACITAEEGYLVTIGIKPSYPETGYGYIRRGDRIFTEHDTGDTPGIFKVVEFREKPDLKTAREYLKKGEYYWNSGMFVWTTKCIEEAFKEYMPELYEALKVIGNSISLLLRDEIMKGKYERLEKISIDYGVMERAKNVSVVEGLFDWNDVGSWLALEKVYKKDDDNNIVVGDYIGIDTKNCILIGDKSPITAIGVSDLIIVNTGDVVLVCKKTEAQKVKELLKQIKQNKKLSKLVK